AGAAACATGGATTAAGAATCAACCAAATGAACAACAATATTATTGGCATCGTTTGATTGATGCTTGGAAGTATGGTTCTGGCGGTGATTACTCAGATGAAAGTTGAATAATATCTATGTGAGGATAACAAATGGAACGGAAATCATCAGGAATCAAATACTTTGCAGTGCTGATTGCATTCCTGCGCGATCGCCCCGGTTTTCTAGAGGAAGTTCGCCAAGGTACGAGATTACCAAATAAAATCATTTCTCTGCTGGTTTGCAGTTCGTTATTTCTCGCTGCTTATGGCGGAATAATTGGTGCATATCATAGCTGGATGCAAGCTTTGTCTTCGGCTATTAAACTTCCAGCCCTTTATTTAATCACACTGCTGATTTGTATCCCGACGTTGTTCTTTGCTAATATTATTTTTGGTTCCAAGCGGACTTTTGCACAGCATTTAGCATTAGTATTAACTGCTGTTTCAATTACGAGCGTACTTTTGTTTAGTTTTGCACCAATCACCCTATTTTTCTTGATTACCACCAATAATTACCAATTTTTAATTTTGTTAAATGTATTCATCTTTGCGTTAACAGGATTTATTGGTGTTTCGTCTTTATATCAGGCTACGAGTTTAGTTTTAGAACAAGATGATGAAGGTAGCAATACACGCCAGAAAATTGTCCAATTTTGGCTATTTCTTTATGCTTTTGTAGGCAGTCAGTTAGGATGGACTCTCAGACCGTTTTTTGGTACACCTGATTCTGTATTTCAACTATTCCGCGAAAGAGAAGGCAATTTCTATCTGAGCGTTATTCAAGCTATTGGCTATCTTTTTGGAATCCGTCATTAGTAATTCAATAAAATATAGAAGATATAAATGTATGCTTGATAAGAAGAATCGCGGAATTCAACAATTTGGTGTTTTGGTTAATTTATTGCGCGATCGCCAGTCTTTTTTAGAAGAAATTCGTCAGGGAGTGCGATTACAAAATAAAATCAGTTCTTTGTTCGTATCTAGTTCGATCTTTTTTGCCCTTTATGGTGCAATAATCGGTGCATCCCATAGTTGGGCACAGGCTTTATCTGGTGCTATTAAACTCCCGGCATTTTATTTATTAACATTAATTATTTGTTTCCCGACTTTATTCTTTTTTAATGTCTTGTTTGGTTCCCGAAGTAGTATTCAACAACATTTCGTTGTGTTACTCACATCTGTATCGGTAATTAGCGTACTTTTATTTAGTTTGGCCCCAGTTACGTTATTTTTTCTGATCACTACACCCGATTCTTACCAATTTTTCAAACTGTTGAATGTGTTAATTTTTGGCATTACAGGCATCTTTGGCGTTAAATTTCTTTATGAAGGAATGCAATTACTTTCTCAACAAGATGAAGTTGGCAAAAAAACTCGTACTACTATTTTAAGATCCTGGTTATTGCTTTATGCCTTTGTTGGTATGCAATTAGGATGGTTTCTCAGACCCTTTTTTGGTGCGCCTGACTCTAAATTTGAATTATTTCGCGCAGTGAAAGGCAACTTTTATCTGGATATTGTCGCGGCGATTTCGGAAATTTTGGGTTTGCGTTAATTTTCCATTCTGTCAATATAAACAATAGCCAAAAAGAAAGATTTCCAGTAGGGGCACAGCTTATTTTTCCAAACTCCAGCCCAGTGCTACTGCTACTTCCTTAGCCAATTCTAGAGGATTGAATGGTTTAGCGATCGCACTAATCATAAGACCAAAGATGCTCTAAAATCAACCGCATAGTTTTGGTTGGTCAAAAGGTTGCTGAGTGTGTATGCATTTAAATCGTCTTCTACAACTAAAATAGTCATAAAAATCCCAATCCGCTACAACAGAAAAAACCCTCTGCGAAACCTGTGAAAAAACGAGTAACACTCACCTTCCCAAAACGCGCCGTGCAAGTGCCTGTCACTTATGTACTAGCCAAAGAGTTCAATGTCGCCGCCAATATTATCCGCGCCCAAGTAGCCCCAAATCAAATTGGCAAGCTGGTAGTGGAACTAGCGGGAGATATCGATCAATTAGATGCTGCTATCGAGTGGATGCGATCGCGCCATATTAACGTTTCTTATACTTTAGGCGAAATTGCTATCGATGAGGATGTGTGTGTCCACTGTGGTTTGTGTACTGGGGTTTGTCCTACGGAAGCCTTGACTCTCCACCCAGAGACGTATAAACTCACATTCACGCGATCGCGTTGTATCGTCTGTGAACAGTGTATCCCCAGTTGTCCCGTACAGGCAATATCGACCAATCTTTAACAATCCAAAATCCAAAGGGGTTTGCGTCTCAATTTAATAGCATTTAAAAGATTCATTGCTGAATTCTTACCGGAGGCAAAGCGTCTCCGGCTCCACTCCTGACTCCTGAATTCTGTTTCGATAAAATTTGATTAAGCAAATCTGAGTTTGGCATTTTAAATCATCTTGATAATTACAAATAGATTAATACTTGAACCAATCCTATTGTGTAATTTAATACTATTAAACTAAATATTTTTTAAACTATTGTATATATCATAACCATAGGAGTCAATCTGCTCCTTAGAGGTTGTTTGAAAAGTCGTGATTGATGTATCAAATATTTTTTACCCCTCCCTAACCCTCCCCGATATATTGGGGAGGGAACCGGATTTTTCTTGTTTCCCCCCTTTACAAGAGGGGACTAAGGGGGGTAACAACGCAATTAAAATCACAGTCAAACACTTTTCAAACATTCTCTTAGACCTTTGATAGATGTTGCATACTTCATAAAAGTGTAGAAACTATCAATAGTCATCAAAAAAATTTACAATTTTAATTGAATAAAAAAATATTAGAATTAGATCCAACTTTTTAACTAATGCTATCATTCAATAACCTCATGAGGTATGTCATTAAAGATCAATTATGAAATTAGCCACACAACATACGGTAAAAACTCTAGGGGACTACGCCTACCAAGCGATTCAAAAACACGTTAAAAAAACCTTCAAATGGGAAAAATCAGTAAAGAAAGATGAAGATCCAGAAGCGTTGCACCAAATGCGAGTGGGAATGCGTCGCTTACGCACGGCTGTAACCAGGTTTGGCCTAGCAGTGGATCTACCAAAATCAATAAGCGATAAGAATATTGGTAAAATAGCCCGTCGTCTTGGTAATCTGCGAGATTTAGACGTACTCAAAGAGAGTTTGGAAAACAATTACAAACCAAATTTACCTCGCAAAGAGCAGGAATCTCTACATACAGCTTTCACCGCTTTAGCAAAACAACGTGAAGATGTACTATCGAGTGTGCAGAAAACGTTAAAAGATGAATCTTACAAATCCTTAAAAGAGGCATTGGATAAGTGGTTAGATAAACCCAATTATCAACCTTTTGCATCTGTTATTATTCAGCAAGTGCTACCAGATTTACTTTTGCCAGAAGTGAGTAAATTCTTACTACATCCAGGTTGGCTAATTGGCACTCAACTTGTGGAATCAGATGTAAAAGTCCAGAAAAACTGGAAGCCGGAAGATATAGAAAAACAATTGGCAAAAGAAGGTGAAAATCTTCATAGTTTGCGAAAAGAAGCTAAACGTATCCGCTACCAAATGGAGTTATTTACTGACTTATATGGTGAGTCTTATGCAGCTTATATTACAGAAGTGAAAAATATCCAAGAAATTTTGGGTACGATGCAAGATAGTGCAGTATTAACTGACTGGCTGGCAAATGTATTCAAATCAGAAATTCAGACAGAGTTACCCACCCTTGCTACTTTGTTAACTGAAAATCGTTACCAGTCGTGGCAGCAGTGGCAACTCTTGCAAGAACGGTATCTGAAAGCAGAAACCAGGCATAGCTTTCATTTAACAATACTGCATCCGCTTTCAGGAGTAATAAATTAAAAGTCCTCTTTAAGACAATTGAATAGTAACAAGACTTACGCAAACAAGAGCCAAAAACCTCATTTTTATGTAGAGTCAATTCATGTAGATGCATATTACTAGATCGAAACAAGCTATGCAGAGCATCTCGTAAAGAAGCGGCTACCTAAGAGTTCTCCAATCAAGTATAGCCGCTAGCTATTGCCCCTACAATGTTTAGTTTTGCGTAAGTCCTAAAAAATTTATTTCTTGTTGAGAAATGGAGCTTGATAGTGTAAATTATTTCTCATCTGTATATAATCGGCTATTTTGGCAGTGAGAACCTATATGCATTTACTCAAAGTATCCATTTTGACAGTATTAATAACAACATTTTCATCTGTCCAACAAAGCCGTGCTGACACCATTGCGCCACCAATTAAGACACAGGTTCACGAAGTAGCACAGTGGTTCACTGGTTTGTTTGATAATGCCCAACAGGTTGCTAATAGCCCTGATGTGCCATTAATTACTATGTCGAATTGTAGTGTGCAACTGGATGATATTAATCCTGTAGCTGACACACAGAACGTTTATCTAGAACAAGAAAGTCCAGGTTTTGAACGCCTACGACTTTATTCTTTCAGTGAAGGAAATTCGGCTGTTAATCTAAGTATTAGCAGCTTTTTGAATGAAAATGCTGTACGCGGATTATGTAATCATTCTCAGTCTACGCGAACTGTTAGTATTAACAATGTTGAGAAGAACACCTGTAATCTCCAATTATTTTCGGAGGCGAACAGCTACATAGGGAATAACGCTCCCAATGGCTGTATCACAACTGATGGCTTTAAAGTGGTTTCTGATGTAACTATTGAGCAGAGTAGCATCGACTCGCTAGACAAGATTTTTGATTCTAAAGGTAATTTACTTATAGCCACACCCATCGAATTCCGTCGAGTGGACTCTGTTCCAGAACCATCTTTCACATTAGGGTTGCTAACTTTGGGTATTTGGAGTACAAAAAAGGCAATTTCAGATAATCTGAAACAGAGATCACAAAAGAATAAAACCTCTGTTAAAGGTTAGCGATGTCTGCGACAAATCGCGATCGCATCGACGAGTATTATTGTCTAATATTATCTAAATCATCTAGCTTACCCAAAATTAGTGCTACCACCGACTTGAGTTGCCCCTTCAGATGCAGGTGGGTGATAAGTCATAGATTGTAACCCCAAACGACCAGGGCCAATAAAGCGGTTGAGAGTGAATGAAATGCCCCAAGCATTACCCCAATTGCTCCGAAGATACCGCCACTGGATTGTAGGGCCGTCACTGTTTCCATCTTGACCGATGAATCTTTCCATAACCATGCTCCTGGTTCTACATCTAGCACTTCTCCAGGAGCAAGGTACTTTTCAAAAACATTACCGTAACCGTGGATTAAAAGCAGCCCTCCTTGTTGCTGACCGATAAAGCGGTCAATAAATAAACCACCATTGCGACTAAAAAAGAGGTTTGCCAACCCTCGCTGGAAAAAGAAACTGTACTCAATATTACTGGTAGCTAGTAAGAACTGATGTTCGCGGACATCAACGGTCTGTCCACGCTCCAATCGTAGTACTACAATCTGTCCAGGTGCCTCGCGGGAGAAAGCGATATTTCCTGGGCCATGTGCTTCACTGATAAAAATTTGCAGTCCAGCAAAAAAACGTTTGGCTGCCCCTTTCAAGCCTTTGACACCAAGGCGAACATTAGGGTGCTTCCATAGAAGAATATGATGTTCAAAGTAAATTGATTGCTGTTGCCCTAGATGGACATCTACTACAGGTACTACTTCTCCTTCGACTCTTAAAGTTAAGTCACCTGAATGAAAAGTTTCCTGCGGATTTCTCAATTCAGGGGTCGGTTCGCTACTGAAATCTGACATAGTGTTATGTGTTAGATAGTTTTTGGATAAATCACTTGGCTTGCCTACAGAAATGTCATTAATAGGATTGCTACAGGCACTACTGAACTTGTTACCTAAAGGGTATTGATGGTTACAATAAGGGCAGAGATGTGTCGTTACTGGTATACTAACTTACAATTATCGAATTATTCTTAGGGAAGTATCCCAATTTTGCAAGTTTACCAAAATGACAGCTTATAGCGTTTCCTAATCATACAAGGTACATCATAGTCCCCTCATCGCTTTCGAGGAGGGGTTGGGGGTGGGATTCTTGTACCTCACAAGGGCTGAGAACCGCTATATATCTTTACACATTTGGGATGCTCCCATTTTT
This Nostoc sp. KVJ3 DNA region includes the following protein-coding sequences:
- a CDS encoding actin-binding WH2 domain-containing protein produces the protein MERKSSGIKYFAVLIAFLRDRPGFLEEVRQGTRLPNKIISLLVCSSLFLAAYGGIIGAYHSWMQALSSAIKLPALYLITLLICIPTLFFANIIFGSKRTFAQHLALVLTAVSITSVLLFSFAPITLFFLITTNNYQFLILLNVFIFALTGFIGVSSLYQATSLVLEQDDEGSNTRQKIVQFWLFLYAFVGSQLGWTLRPFFGTPDSVFQLFREREGNFYLSVIQAIGYLFGIRH
- a CDS encoding actin-binding WH2 domain-containing protein, with the protein product MLDKKNRGIQQFGVLVNLLRDRQSFLEEIRQGVRLQNKISSLFVSSSIFFALYGAIIGASHSWAQALSGAIKLPAFYLLTLIICFPTLFFFNVLFGSRSSIQQHFVVLLTSVSVISVLLFSLAPVTLFFLITTPDSYQFFKLLNVLIFGITGIFGVKFLYEGMQLLSQQDEVGKKTRTTILRSWLLLYAFVGMQLGWFLRPFFGAPDSKFELFRAVKGNFYLDIVAAISEILGLR
- a CDS encoding NIL domain-containing protein, producing the protein MKKRVTLTFPKRAVQVPVTYVLAKEFNVAANIIRAQVAPNQIGKLVVELAGDIDQLDAAIEWMRSRHINVSYTLGEIAIDEDVCVHCGLCTGVCPTEALTLHPETYKLTFTRSRCIVCEQCIPSCPVQAISTNL
- a CDS encoding CHAD domain-containing protein — its product is MKLATQHTVKTLGDYAYQAIQKHVKKTFKWEKSVKKDEDPEALHQMRVGMRRLRTAVTRFGLAVDLPKSISDKNIGKIARRLGNLRDLDVLKESLENNYKPNLPRKEQESLHTAFTALAKQREDVLSSVQKTLKDESYKSLKEALDKWLDKPNYQPFASVIIQQVLPDLLLPEVSKFLLHPGWLIGTQLVESDVKVQKNWKPEDIEKQLAKEGENLHSLRKEAKRIRYQMELFTDLYGESYAAYITEVKNIQEILGTMQDSAVLTDWLANVFKSEIQTELPTLATLLTENRYQSWQQWQLLQERYLKAETRHSFHLTILHPLSGVIN
- a CDS encoding chromophore lyase CpcT/CpeT, with product MHLLKVSILTVLITTFSSVQQSRADTIAPPIKTQVHEVAQWFTGLFDNAQQVANSPDVPLITMSNCSVQLDDINPVADTQNVYLEQESPGFERLRLYSFSEGNSAVNLSISSFLNENAVRGLCNHSQSTRTVSINNVEKNTCNLQLFSEANSYIGNNAPNGCITTDGFKVVSDVTIEQSSIDSLDKIFDSKGNLLIATPIEFRRVDSVPEPSFTLGLLTLGIWSTKKAISDNLKQRSQKNKTSVKG
- a CDS encoding AIM24 family protein, giving the protein MSDFSSEPTPELRNPQETFHSGDLTLRVEGEVVPVVDVHLGQQQSIYFEHHILLWKHPNVRLGVKGLKGAAKRFFAGLQIFISEAHGPGNIAFSREAPGQIVVLRLERGQTVDVREHQFLLATSNIEYSFFFQRGLANLFFSRNGGLFIDRFIGQQQGGLLLIHGYGNVFEKYLAPGEVLDVEPGAWLWKDSSVKMETVTALQSSGGIFGAIGVMLGAFHSLSTALLALVVWGYNL